One window of the Camarhynchus parvulus chromosome 2, STF_HiC, whole genome shotgun sequence genome contains the following:
- the BLVRA gene encoding biliverdin reductase A, with product MFGTVVVGVGIAGLARIRDLMNPMPSSPSEHLKLIGFVSRRSFGNINEAKQISLEDALRNKDIHAAFISTENKSHEETIRMFLEAGKHVLVEYPMALSAKAAHELWEMAEQKGKVLHVEHIELLTEEYKQLKKEVAGKDLVKGTLHFTGSVLDENKSGFPAFSGIARLTWLIDLFGDLTVTSATREKQKDKNYSRMTVHFQTANKKPLTWIEERGPGMRREKKINFCFTSGCLENFPEAPRSSVGLFMQDQNLFAKKLLGQVSKEELAAEKWRILQCLDLAEVIQQYCEEPEKIYS from the exons ATGTTTGGGACAGTGGTGGTTGGAGTTGGAATTGCTGGCTTAGCACGAATCCGAGACTTGATGAATCCGATGCCTTCCAGCCCTTCTGAGCACCTGAAACTCATTGGATTTGTATCCAG GAGAAGTTTTGGCAATATTAATGAGGCTAAGCAAATTAGCCTGGAAGATGCTCTGAGAAACAAAGACATCCATGCGGCCTTCATCAGCACGGAGAACAAAAGCCATGAAGAAACCATCAG AATGTTCTTAGAAGCTGGGAAACATGTCCTTGTTGAGTACCCCATGGCTTTGTCTGCTAAGGCAGCCCATGAGCTCTGGGAGATGGCTGAGCAGAAAG GTAAAGTACTCCATGTGGAGCATATTGAACTTCTTACTGAAGAGTACAAGCAGCTGAAAAAAGAGGTGGCTGGGAAAGACCTGGTGAAGGGAACATTGCATTTCACAG GTAGTGTCCTTGATGAAAACAAATCAGGATTCCCAGCTTTCAGTGGAATTGCCCGTCTGACATGGTTAATTGACCTCTTTGGAGACCTCACTGTTACCTCTGCCaccagagagaagcagaaggatAAGAATTATTCCAGAATGACTGTTCACTTTCAGACGGCAAACAAGAA ACCCTTGACTTGGATTGAAGAAAGAGGACCAGGGATGAGACgtgaaaagaaaatcaacttCTGTTTCACAAGTGGTTGCCTGGAGAACTTCCCTGAAGCCCCAAGGTCTTCCGTGGGCCTTTTCATGCAGGATCAGAACCTCTTTGCCAAGAAACTGCTGGGCCAGGTCTccaaggaggagctggctgctgaaaaaTGGCGAATTTTGCAGTGTCTTGACCTTGCCGAGGTGATCCAACAGTACT